From a single Herpetosiphon gulosus genomic region:
- a CDS encoding STAS domain-containing protein has product MSDVQAVIRREEWDDVVLLHILTNSVDAVSAATIEHACTQMKPITVLDFADVAFINSAGISVLLKFVVAARKNGYKVFCLHVSPHHQKIFKMVEMTRFMPVIEEQDLAAYTNTQQSSISNS; this is encoded by the coding sequence ATGAGCGATGTACAAGCGGTAATTCGACGAGAAGAGTGGGATGATGTCGTGCTGTTGCATATTCTGACCAACAGCGTCGATGCGGTCTCGGCAGCAACGATCGAGCATGCCTGTACCCAAATGAAACCAATTACTGTTTTAGATTTTGCTGATGTGGCGTTTATCAACTCGGCGGGCATTTCGGTGCTACTGAAGTTTGTGGTCGCTGCTCGCAAGAATGGCTATAAAGTCTTTTGTTTACACGTCAGCCCACACCATCAAAAAATCTTCAAGATGGTCGAGATGACGCGCTTTATGCCAGTGATCGAAGAACAAGATTTGGCGGCCTACACCAACACCCAACAATCATCAATCTCCAATTCTTAA
- a CDS encoding response regulator transcription factor, whose amino-acid sequence MSTILLVEDEALLADTLRYNLEREGYTVLSASDGVTGLDLARAEQPDLLILDVMLPKLDGFSVCRILRRETNIPIMMLTARQDEVDRIAGLELGADDYVIKPFSLGELLARVRAILRRTDRQPTGVERELLTAANLKVDTGSRRVFRDNNEITLAQKEFDLLVCLMRNRGMALSRDLLLERVWGYDFPGDSRTVDVHVRWLREKVEVDPSNPIYIQTVRGIGYRFNDQLSRSERKN is encoded by the coding sequence ATGTCCACAATATTGCTTGTAGAAGATGAAGCCCTGCTCGCCGATACGCTCCGTTACAACCTTGAACGCGAAGGCTATACCGTGCTTTCTGCTTCCGATGGAGTGACAGGGCTGGATTTGGCCCGGGCTGAACAGCCCGATTTGCTGATTTTAGATGTGATGTTGCCGAAACTCGATGGCTTTTCAGTCTGTCGAATTTTGCGCCGTGAAACCAATATTCCAATTATGATGCTGACCGCCCGCCAAGATGAAGTTGATCGGATTGCGGGCTTGGAATTGGGCGCTGATGATTATGTAATCAAGCCATTTAGCCTTGGCGAATTGCTGGCCCGCGTGCGGGCGATTTTGCGCCGCACCGACCGCCAACCAACCGGGGTTGAACGCGAATTGCTGACCGCCGCCAATCTTAAGGTCGATACTGGGAGCCGCCGGGTGTTTCGCGATAACAACGAAATTACCCTCGCCCAGAAGGAATTTGACCTGTTGGTGTGTTTGATGCGCAACCGTGGCATGGCGCTCTCCCGCGATTTGCTGCTTGAACGGGTTTGGGGCTACGATTTTCCAGGCGATTCGCGCACGGTCGATGTGCATGTGCGTTGGCTGCGTGAGAAAGTTGAAGTAGATCCCAGCAACCCAATTTATATTCAAACGGTGCGTGGGATTGGCTATCGCTTTAATGATCAACTTAGCCGTAGCGAGCGCAAAAACTAA
- a CDS encoding ATP-binding protein, with amino-acid sequence MTWIVLLALTTIIALLWGWHGQRNLRRELAYLRNRPVVAPTPPADPFNQLFRTLSAALDAGVIVVNDGRTIRYCNDVAAKLFGVSANAVVNHSVITLVRDYQADTMIEQSIRRRDPQQVTLQPVLSNRTIRIWCEPLPESGALILARDLTQLSLLERARRDLVANVSHELRTPLASIKLLVETLATQPPPELAQRMLGQVDTELDAVMQLVDELHELSQIESGRTALQLQPTPVEDIVERANNRIQPQAKRKDLRVAVTIAPDLPEVYVDRDRISQVLLNLLHNAVKWTDAGGTITIEAGLRSRSELGHHLSRMLEPSNRWVIMAIHDTGAGIPAEAIPRIFERFYKVDRARTRGVGGTGLGLAIVKHLVEGHGGVVWVASSEGRGSTFTVALPVVDDE; translated from the coding sequence ATGACTTGGATTGTGCTGTTGGCGTTGACAACGATCATCGCGTTGCTTTGGGGCTGGCATGGTCAACGCAATCTCCGCCGTGAACTGGCCTATTTACGCAATCGGCCTGTGGTTGCCCCAACCCCACCAGCCGATCCGTTTAATCAGTTGTTTCGCACGCTCAGCGCCGCGCTTGATGCAGGCGTGATTGTCGTCAATGATGGCCGCACCATTCGTTATTGTAACGATGTTGCGGCTAAATTATTTGGGGTCAGTGCCAATGCGGTGGTCAATCATAGCGTGATCACCTTGGTGCGCGATTATCAGGCCGATACGATGATCGAGCAATCGATTCGGCGGCGCGACCCACAGCAAGTAACCTTGCAACCAGTGCTTTCGAATCGTACAATTCGGATTTGGTGTGAGCCATTGCCCGAAAGTGGCGCGTTGATTCTAGCTCGCGATTTGACCCAACTGAGTTTATTAGAACGAGCGCGGCGCGATTTGGTAGCGAATGTTTCGCATGAGTTGCGCACGCCGCTGGCCTCGATCAAACTCTTGGTCGAAACCTTAGCAACCCAACCACCACCTGAGTTAGCCCAACGCATGCTGGGGCAGGTCGATACTGAGCTTGATGCGGTAATGCAGCTGGTCGATGAATTGCACGAACTTTCGCAGATCGAATCGGGTCGCACAGCCTTGCAATTGCAGCCAACTCCAGTCGAAGATATTGTCGAACGCGCCAATAATCGCATTCAGCCGCAAGCCAAGCGCAAAGATCTACGGGTAGCGGTGACAATTGCGCCTGACTTGCCCGAAGTCTATGTTGATCGCGATCGAATTAGCCAAGTGCTGCTCAATTTGTTGCATAATGCAGTTAAATGGACTGATGCTGGCGGTACGATTACGATTGAAGCTGGTTTGCGTTCGCGCAGCGAGCTTGGTCATCATCTTAGCCGCATGCTTGAGCCAAGTAATCGCTGGGTCATTATGGCGATTCACGATACTGGCGCGGGCATTCCGGCTGAGGCGATTCCGCGAATTTTCGAGCGTTTCTATAAAGTTGATCGAGCGCGGACGCGCGGGGTTGGTGGCACAGGTTTGGGTTTGGCCATTGTCAAACACTTGGTCGAAGGCCATGGCGGCGTGGTGTGGGTCGCTAGCAGCGAAGGTCGCGGTAGTACATTTACCGTGGCGCTGCCAGTCGTTGACGATGAATAA